In Niallia sp. FSL W8-0635, one genomic interval encodes:
- a CDS encoding FxsA family protein, whose translation MRNFFIGLLLLPIIELIIFLLAGNLIGIPETLFVVIGTGILGAILLKKQGLKAIRNVQVQLNQGIMPGDAILDSFCVLIGGVLLLFPGFLTDIVGAIMLIPPTRRIIKVLLMKGIQRKLQKKNRVTIIQ comes from the coding sequence ATGCGGAATTTTTTCATTGGCTTGCTATTATTACCAATAATAGAGCTTATAATCTTTCTCTTAGCAGGGAATTTAATTGGAATCCCAGAAACTTTATTTGTTGTAATAGGAACAGGAATTCTTGGAGCTATATTATTAAAGAAACAGGGATTAAAGGCAATTCGTAATGTGCAGGTTCAATTAAATCAAGGGATAATGCCTGGAGACGCTATACTAGATAGCTTTTGTGTTCTTATTGGAGGAGTACTATTACTTTTCCCTGGATTTTTAACAGATATTGTGGGAGCTATTATGTTAATCCCACCTACAAGAAGAATCATAAAGGTACTCTTAATGAAAGGCATACAAAGAAAGTTGCAAAAGAAAAATAGAGTGACTATTATTCAATAA